CTCGAGTACACCACGCACCTGTGAAATTTCATACACATTGCGGTTGATCCAGATTTCATCGGCCGATGTCACGGCGACCAGCAAGGTCGGCTTCATCGAATCACTCTGGTTTACGTCCGGCCGAATAACATCCACGCCCGGTTCTTTTACGAATACAGCCGTCACAATGAAGAAGATCAGGAGAATGAACACGACATCCAGCATGGGCGTCATATTCAGTTCGACATCTTCGTCATCCGTCTGTACCCGGCTCCCACGTCGAGCCATATCTCTCTCCCGAGCTAGGTGTCGTCTTCGCCGCGCGGACGCTGGATCGACACAGAAATACCGTTGGACCGCATGTCGTCCCAGATCGTCGAGATCGTGCCATGCAGGGCTTCATCATTCGGCTCGATCAGCACCGCACTTCGC
This DNA window, taken from bacterium (Candidatus Blackallbacteria) CG13_big_fil_rev_8_21_14_2_50_49_14, encodes the following:
- a CDS encoding biopolymer transporter ExbD, yielding MARRGSRVQTDDEDVELNMTPMLDVVFILLIFFIVTAVFVKEPGVDVIRPDVNQSDSMKPTLLVAVTSADEIWINRNVYEISQVRGVLEQLLSENPRAEAMIQGDQDAPIGTVLDIQEMLTQLGVEEINISEES